CCACAGCGGCTTCAAGCACTTGTTGGCGATGAAGTCAGCCCAGAAGCGGGCCGTGGCGCGCTCGTAGGGGTCCGCCGGAAGGAGCCGGGGCGCCGACCCGTCGCCGTCGTCGTGGAAGACCTCGTCGACGTACTCGACGATGACGAGGGACTCGCAGATGGCGCGGTCGCCGTGGAGGAGGACGGGCACGGACTGGTGGACGGGGTTGTGGGCGAGCAGCAGCTCGCTCTTGTTGGTCAGGTCCTCCACGAGCAGCTCGTATGCCACCCCCTTGAGCGTGAGCGCCACCTCCACGCGGTGCGCGAACGGGCTGCCGAACGCCGTGATGAGCCTCACCGGCGCCGGGCCCTGTGCTGGCTGCTGCGACATCCTGAAGACCTGAACAAGTAAAATTCGCTCTCTCGAGAATGAGATAGACCGATCGCCGTAGGTGCTCAAACTGCTCTTCTCGTTGATCGTCAACTGAGTGGTCTCTGGGTTAGCTGCTAGCTGGTGTATTTATATGGGCGAGGAAGAGTGGTGGTTGCGCATGGTCAGGTGAGAGATGGCGGGCTGCACGCTGCCTCTTCTAC
This portion of the Triticum aestivum cultivar Chinese Spring unplaced genomic scaffold, IWGSC CS RefSeq v2.1 scaffold255524, whole genome shotgun sequence genome encodes:
- the LOC123177276 gene encoding probable glutathione S-transferase — encoded protein: MSQQPAQGPAPVRLITAFGSPFAHRVEVALTLKGVAYELLVEDLTNKSELLLAHNPVHQSVPVLLHGDRAICESLVIVEYVDEVFHDDGDGSAPRLLPADPYERATARFWADFIANKCLKPLWQAMWTDGEEQARLARETKESLWVLDAQLEGKRFFGGDALGFVDLAACTLAHWLGVLEEIAGVRVMKDGEYPALRRWATEYTSDEVVRRSLPDRDELIAYFTKNKERYRSFMVKAAAVQ